A genomic region of Desulfomicrobium escambiense DSM 10707 contains the following coding sequences:
- the murC gene encoding UDP-N-acetylmuramate--L-alanine ligase, with product MKSKIKRIHMVGIGGAGMCGIAEVLLTLGYEVSGSDLVKGPAAQRLESLGATVHAGHARENVRDAQVVVRSTAVRDDNPELVEARSKGVPIIPRAEMLAELMRLKTGVAVAGTHGKTTTTSLLATIFMEAGLDPTVIIGGRLNAYGTNAMLGQGRYLIAEADESDGSFLCLLPRMSIVTNIDADHLDYYKDLDEIRDSFVDFMNSVPFYGLNVVCGDDPGVQSVLPRVRRPVLTYGFEEGNALRAEIITCEAGSRFRVYNRGDLWGEVSLTHPGRHNVLNALAAIGVAMEAGVPKKDIIRGLGAFGGVGRRFEHKGERGGVLVVDDYGHHPTEIAATLETARLCYPHKRLVVAFQPHRFTRTKALFGEFSKVFEGVDQLLLTEIYPASESPIPGVSGQSLAQAIRQVTSTPVQFFEDFASMQAALGGILREGDLFLTLGAGSIWTVGQNYLEDKA from the coding sequence ATGAAATCGAAGATCAAGAGAATACATATGGTGGGGATCGGCGGCGCGGGCATGTGTGGCATCGCCGAGGTGCTCCTGACCCTGGGTTACGAGGTTTCGGGCTCCGACCTGGTCAAGGGTCCGGCGGCCCAGCGGCTCGAATCCCTAGGCGCGACGGTGCACGCCGGCCACGCCCGTGAGAACGTGCGCGACGCGCAGGTCGTGGTCCGCTCCACGGCGGTGCGCGACGACAACCCCGAACTGGTCGAGGCCCGGTCCAAAGGCGTGCCCATCATCCCGCGGGCCGAGATGCTGGCCGAGCTCATGCGCCTCAAGACAGGCGTGGCCGTGGCCGGCACACACGGCAAGACCACGACCACGTCGCTTCTGGCCACCATCTTCATGGAGGCCGGCCTTGACCCCACGGTCATCATCGGCGGCCGCCTCAACGCCTACGGCACCAACGCCATGCTCGGCCAGGGCCGCTACCTCATCGCCGAGGCCGACGAATCCGACGGGTCCTTCCTGTGCCTGCTGCCGCGCATGTCCATCGTCACCAACATCGATGCGGACCATCTCGACTACTACAAGGATCTCGATGAGATACGCGACAGCTTCGTCGACTTCATGAACAGCGTCCCCTTCTACGGGCTGAACGTGGTCTGCGGCGACGACCCGGGCGTGCAGTCCGTCCTGCCGCGCGTGCGCCGGCCGGTGCTGACCTACGGGTTCGAGGAGGGCAACGCTCTGCGGGCCGAGATCATCACCTGCGAGGCGGGGTCGCGCTTCAGGGTCTACAATCGAGGTGACCTCTGGGGCGAGGTCTCCCTGACCCACCCCGGGCGGCACAACGTGCTGAACGCCCTGGCCGCCATCGGGGTGGCCATGGAGGCGGGAGTGCCCAAAAAAGACATCATCCGGGGCCTTGGCGCCTTCGGCGGTGTCGGGCGGCGCTTCGAGCACAAGGGCGAGCGCGGCGGCGTACTCGTGGTCGACGACTACGGGCACCACCCCACGGAGATCGCCGCCACCCTGGAGACGGCGCGGCTGTGCTATCCGCACAAGCGGCTCGTGGTGGCCTTCCAGCCCCACCGCTTCACCCGGACCAAGGCCCTGTTCGGCGAGTTCTCCAAGGTGTTTGAAGGCGTGGACCAGCTGCTGCTGACGGAGATCTACCCGGCCAGCGAATCGCCCATCCCCGGGGTCAGCGGCCAGAGCCTGGCGCAGGCCATCAGGCAGGTGACCTCCACGCCGGTGCAGTTTTTCGAGGACTTCGCGAGCATGCAGGCCGCCCTTGGCGGGATTTTGCGCGAGGGCGACCTTTTTCTGACGTTGGGCGCAGGCAGCATCTGGACCGTGGGGCAGAACTATCTTGAGGACAAGGCATAA
- the murD gene encoding UDP-N-acetylmuramoyl-L-alanine--D-glutamate ligase gives MREFIHGDQLRGHTAVVLGAGSSGIAAARLLVRLGATVRLLERSESVAASVPADQGFEVRGGQHRPEDFQGATLVVLSPGIPRTKVAPLLPEGAQVVSELELASWFVSEPIVAVTGTNGKTTTTTLIGRILEQNGRSVFVGGNIGTPLSDYVMGGDRADVLVLEVSSFQLQNSPSFHPHVAVLLNFSANHLDYHETMEEYLDAKLSMFGHMDARDLAVAPLSMKDELEGRSFTKANRVYFVASRRFDCPGLPGEHNRENMAAAYLACRHLGLREDDVRHGIEGFASLPHRLEAVAEHRDVTFVDDSKSTTIDSMIAALKSQDRPVRLLAGGVFKGGDLGAVLPHIRERVRGIYLFGKSREIFEKAWSGCGLEIHWDPTLEEAVFRAASESRPGECVLLSPATASFDLFANYKERGKAFQRAVREWVEGTA, from the coding sequence ATGCGCGAGTTCATTCACGGCGATCAGCTTCGCGGGCACACGGCAGTGGTGCTTGGCGCGGGTTCGTCCGGGATCGCGGCCGCGCGCCTGCTGGTCCGCCTCGGCGCCACGGTGCGGCTGCTTGAGCGCAGCGAGTCCGTGGCCGCCTCCGTCCCGGCGGACCAGGGTTTCGAAGTCCGCGGCGGGCAGCACAGGCCCGAAGATTTCCAGGGCGCGACCCTCGTCGTGCTGAGCCCCGGCATCCCCCGGACCAAGGTCGCCCCCCTGTTGCCCGAGGGCGCGCAGGTGGTGTCTGAACTGGAACTGGCCAGCTGGTTCGTGTCCGAGCCCATCGTCGCCGTGACCGGAACCAACGGCAAGACCACCACGACCACGCTCATCGGCCGCATTCTGGAACAAAACGGCCGCAGCGTCTTCGTCGGCGGGAACATCGGCACTCCGCTCAGCGACTATGTCATGGGTGGGGATCGGGCCGATGTCCTGGTGCTCGAGGTGTCGAGCTTCCAGCTCCAGAACTCCCCATCCTTCCACCCCCATGTCGCCGTGCTGCTCAATTTTTCGGCCAACCACCTGGACTACCACGAGACCATGGAGGAGTACCTCGACGCCAAGCTCAGCATGTTCGGGCACATGGACGCGCGGGACCTGGCCGTGGCGCCTCTGTCCATGAAGGACGAGCTGGAAGGGCGCTCCTTCACCAAGGCGAACCGGGTCTATTTCGTGGCCAGCCGGAGGTTCGATTGCCCCGGCCTGCCCGGCGAGCACAACCGCGAGAACATGGCGGCCGCATACCTGGCCTGCCGTCACCTGGGCCTCAGGGAGGACGACGTGCGCCACGGCATCGAGGGCTTCGCGTCCCTGCCGCACCGTTTGGAAGCCGTGGCCGAGCATCGCGATGTCACGTTCGTCGACGACTCCAAGTCCACGACCATCGATTCCATGATCGCCGCCCTGAAGAGCCAGGACCGCCCCGTGCGCCTGCTGGCCGGAGGGGTGTTCAAGGGCGGGGACCTGGGCGCGGTGCTGCCGCATATCCGCGAGCGCGTGCGCGGCATCTACCTGTTCGGGAAGTCGCGGGAAATTTTCGAAAAAGCCTGGTCCGGCTGCGGGTTGGAGATTCATTGGGATCCGACGCTGGAAGAGGCGGTGTTCCGGGCCGCTTCAGAGTCAAGGCCGGGCGAGTGCGTGCTCCTGTCCCCGGCCACGGCCAGCTTCGACCTCTTCGCCAACTACAAGGAGCGGGGCAAGGCCTTCCAGCGCGCCGTGCGCGAATGGGTGGAGGGAACGGCATGA
- the ftsW gene encoding putative lipid II flippase FtsW, whose product MKITQREAAKQLMSYDIVLLGAVISLASLGLIMVLSASGIMAEKVYGDKYALFWKQVLFMSAGFSVLIFAARSNMAFFYRNTYIWLLLAAGLLILTIFSPFSTTAGGASRWLRLGPFSIQPLEAAKIALVFYLSYFFANKQELVKTFSVGFLPPIIMTGGLCFLLLLQPDFGGAVFLSALLFLMCLVGGTRIIFLASAGMLGLVSAALLVVNSPYRFRRVFSFLDPFKDAQNSGYQLVQSLYGLGSGGWLGQGLGEGKQKLFFLPEAHNDFIMSVIGEELGFVGISLVIILVGVILWRAILISIRQESMHDRITAFGMGAILVIGSILNMGVVMGAIPPKGVPMPFVSYGGSHLVAGFFCAGVLLNLSRKVKA is encoded by the coding sequence ATGAAGATCACCCAACGCGAAGCGGCGAAGCAGCTCATGAGTTACGACATCGTCCTGCTGGGCGCGGTCATCAGCCTGGCGTCCCTGGGCCTGATCATGGTCCTGAGCGCCAGCGGGATCATGGCCGAGAAGGTCTATGGCGACAAGTACGCCCTGTTCTGGAAGCAGGTCCTGTTCATGAGCGCCGGGTTCTCGGTGCTGATTTTCGCCGCGCGCTCGAACATGGCGTTCTTCTACCGCAACACGTACATCTGGCTGCTGTTGGCCGCAGGCCTGCTGATCCTGACGATCTTCTCGCCCTTCTCGACCACGGCGGGCGGCGCAAGCCGGTGGCTCAGGCTCGGGCCGTTCTCCATTCAGCCCCTTGAGGCGGCCAAGATCGCGCTCGTCTTCTACCTGTCCTATTTCTTCGCCAATAAGCAGGAGCTGGTCAAAACCTTCAGCGTGGGATTCCTGCCGCCCATCATCATGACCGGCGGCCTGTGCTTCCTGCTCCTCCTGCAGCCTGATTTCGGCGGCGCGGTGTTCCTGTCGGCCCTGCTTTTCCTGATGTGCCTGGTGGGCGGAACGCGGATCATCTTCCTGGCCTCGGCCGGTATGCTCGGGCTCGTGTCGGCCGCGCTGCTGGTGGTCAACTCTCCGTACCGCTTCCGGCGCGTCTTCTCATTCCTCGACCCGTTCAAGGACGCGCAGAACTCCGGCTACCAGCTCGTGCAGTCCCTCTACGGCCTGGGTTCGGGCGGCTGGCTTGGCCAGGGTCTGGGCGAAGGCAAGCAGAAGCTCTTCTTCCTGCCCGAGGCGCACAACGATTTCATCATGTCGGTCATCGGAGAGGAACTGGGCTTCGTGGGCATCTCCCTGGTCATCATCCTCGTCGGGGTGATCCTGTGGCGGGCGATCCTGATCAGCATCCGGCAGGAGTCCATGCACGACCGCATCACGGCCTTCGGCATGGGCGCGATCCTGGTCATCGGCAGCATCCTGAACATGGGCGTGGTCATGGGCGCCATTCCGCCCAAGGGCGTGCCCATGCCTTTCGTCAGCTACGGCGGCAGTCACCTGGTCGCGGGTTTCTTCTGCGCGGGCGTGCTGCTCAACCTGTCGCGAAAGGTGAAGGCATGA
- the murG gene encoding undecaprenyldiphospho-muramoylpentapeptide beta-N-acetylglucosaminyltransferase, whose amino-acid sequence MKRLILTTGGTGGHIFPALAVAETVREMVPGCEVLFVGGTKGPEGQWVRRAGIEFVALPAQGVVGRGLKSVSTAWWLGRSLLRSWKLLRSFRPDVVLGLGGYAGFSCTLAASLMGIPAAIHEQNSVPGVTNRVLAKRVGRVLVSFKDMDAPAFSTPPAVLTGNPVRAEIRRLRDEPRVLGRNILVVGGSQGASALNSFMLRELDGLKNLGLGIWHQTGKDEFETVKAAYAQKYPQARVEPFISDMHEAYRFADLVICRAGATTIAELTAAGKPSILVPFPYATHDHQLNNARSLEKAGAALVFQQRQLDELNLSAAVGDLFQMPETLARMARAARDMGIPDAGERVVKQLLELAGQRGGHR is encoded by the coding sequence ATGAAGCGGCTCATCCTGACAACCGGCGGCACGGGCGGCCACATCTTTCCGGCCCTGGCCGTGGCCGAAACCGTGCGCGAGATGGTCCCGGGCTGCGAAGTGCTGTTCGTCGGCGGCACCAAGGGTCCCGAGGGACAGTGGGTGCGCAGGGCGGGCATCGAGTTCGTGGCCCTGCCGGCCCAAGGCGTCGTGGGTAGGGGCCTGAAGAGCGTGTCCACGGCCTGGTGGCTGGGCCGCAGCCTGCTGCGTTCCTGGAAGCTTCTGCGGTCCTTCCGGCCCGACGTCGTGCTGGGGCTTGGCGGGTACGCCGGTTTCTCCTGCACGCTGGCCGCCTCCCTCATGGGCATCCCCGCGGCCATCCACGAGCAGAACAGCGTGCCGGGCGTGACCAACCGGGTGCTGGCCAAGAGGGTGGGTCGCGTCCTGGTCAGCTTCAAGGACATGGACGCCCCCGCTTTTTCGACGCCCCCGGCCGTGCTGACGGGCAACCCCGTGCGTGCGGAGATCCGCCGTCTGCGGGACGAACCGCGGGTGCTCGGCCGCAACATCCTGGTCGTCGGCGGGAGCCAGGGCGCATCGGCCCTGAACAGCTTCATGCTGCGGGAGCTCGACGGGCTGAAGAACCTGGGACTGGGCATCTGGCACCAGACCGGCAAGGACGAATTCGAGACCGTGAAGGCGGCCTACGCGCAGAAGTACCCGCAGGCGCGGGTGGAGCCCTTCATCTCCGACATGCACGAGGCCTACCGGTTCGCCGACCTCGTCATCTGCCGGGCCGGGGCCACGACCATCGCCGAGCTGACGGCCGCGGGCAAACCGAGCATCCTGGTGCCGTTCCCCTACGCCACCCACGACCATCAGCTCAACAACGCCAGGTCGCTGGAGAAGGCGGGCGCGGCCCTGGTCTTTCAGCAGCGGCAGCTGGACGAACTGAATCTTTCCGCGGCGGTGGGCGATCTCTTCCAGATGCCCGAAACCCTGGCCAGAATGGCCCGGGCCGCGCGCGACATGGGCATCCCCGACGCCGGCGAGCGAGTGGTGAAGCAGCTCCTGGAACTTGCCGGGCAGAGAGGCGGACACAGGTGA
- a CDS encoding cell division protein FtsQ/DivIB — protein MSTAVLGKKVRRNVHRRTERRKPVQTGAVVGGVFLGLGRTVFALIQWSLGISLVLAVSFAILLSYRWVTAHEFFALANLHIEGGRRLSSDEIAALGGVSAGQNVLGINIAEVQRRIAASEWVESVSVTRILPDGLTIEIREHEPAFLVRRDEQLYYADASGQPFVAVGVEKFISLPLLEKEEGVPVGPGVRRLVEEVSRNALPFGMSQIAWLRQDSDEQFSIFLERPRVLVQLDGTDLRATLACLGKLWTDLDGRGELGRAALMFVTPERAWVRLNADQTL, from the coding sequence ATGAGCACGGCCGTACTGGGCAAGAAAGTACGCAGGAACGTACACCGCAGGACCGAGCGTCGCAAACCCGTGCAGACGGGCGCGGTGGTCGGCGGCGTATTCCTGGGCCTGGGACGCACCGTGTTCGCGCTGATTCAGTGGTCGCTGGGCATTTCCCTTGTCCTGGCGGTCAGCTTCGCCATCCTGCTGTCCTACCGCTGGGTCACGGCCCATGAGTTCTTTGCCCTTGCCAACCTGCACATCGAGGGCGGCCGGCGTCTGAGTTCCGATGAAATCGCCGCCCTGGGCGGCGTAAGCGCTGGACAGAACGTGCTCGGCATCAACATCGCCGAGGTGCAGCGCCGCATTGCAGCCAGCGAGTGGGTGGAGAGCGTGTCCGTGACGCGGATCCTGCCCGACGGCCTGACCATCGAGATCAGGGAGCACGAACCGGCCTTCCTGGTCCGCCGCGACGAGCAGCTCTATTACGCCGACGCGAGCGGGCAGCCCTTCGTGGCCGTGGGCGTGGAGAAGTTCATCTCCCTGCCCCTTCTGGAGAAGGAGGAAGGCGTCCCGGTGGGGCCGGGCGTGCGCCGGCTGGTGGAGGAAGTTTCGCGGAACGCGCTGCCCTTCGGCATGAGCCAGATCGCCTGGCTTCGTCAGGACAGCGACGAACAGTTCAGCATTTTTCTGGAAAGACCGAGGGTTCTCGTACAGTTGGATGGGACGGATCTGCGCGCCACCCTGGCGTGCCTGGGAAAACTGTGGACCGACCTGGACGGTCGGGGCGAGCTCGGCCGCGCGGCCCTGATGTTCGTCACGCCGGAACGGGCCTGGGTCAGGTTGAACGCGGATCAAACACTCTAG
- the mraY gene encoding phospho-N-acetylmuramoyl-pentapeptide-transferase encodes MIYHLLYPLSDQISMLNVFRYITFRSIYAMLTALILSIIIGPLCIRWLRRLKFGQYIKEGGPDHQAKSGTPTMGGLLFGFCMLLSVLLWSDLTNKYVWLTILVFVGFGAVGFADDYLKVVRKHNDGLSARAKLLGQLVVSIGAVTLLVSFPEYSAKLMVPFFKNVNPDLSWFYVPFGVFVMIGASNGVNLTDGLDGLAIGPAVVSAGCFAVFVYVAGHVNMANYLQVAYIAGVGEVAVLCGAMVGAGLGFLWFNAFPAQVFMGDVGSLSIGGTLGFIAVLCKQELLLVVVGGLFVVETLSVILQVGYFKVSGGKRIFRMAPLHHHFEKKGVHESKIIIRFWILSLLLAVMALGTLKLR; translated from the coding sequence GTGATCTACCATCTGCTGTACCCCTTGAGCGACCAGATCAGCATGCTGAACGTGTTCCGCTACATCACGTTCCGCTCCATCTACGCCATGCTGACGGCGCTCATCCTGTCGATCATCATCGGCCCCCTGTGCATCCGCTGGCTGCGCCGCCTGAAGTTCGGGCAGTACATCAAGGAGGGAGGGCCGGACCATCAGGCCAAGAGCGGCACCCCGACCATGGGCGGGCTGCTCTTCGGGTTCTGCATGCTGCTGAGCGTGCTGCTGTGGAGCGACCTGACCAACAAGTACGTCTGGCTGACGATCCTGGTCTTCGTGGGCTTCGGGGCCGTTGGTTTCGCCGACGACTACCTGAAGGTCGTGCGCAAGCACAACGACGGCCTCTCGGCGCGGGCCAAACTGCTGGGCCAGCTCGTGGTCAGCATCGGCGCGGTGACGCTCCTGGTCTCCTTCCCGGAATATTCCGCCAAGCTGATGGTGCCGTTCTTCAAGAACGTGAACCCCGACCTGTCCTGGTTCTACGTGCCCTTCGGCGTGTTCGTCATGATCGGCGCCTCCAACGGCGTGAACCTGACCGACGGCCTGGACGGTCTGGCCATCGGACCCGCCGTGGTCTCGGCCGGGTGCTTCGCCGTCTTCGTATACGTGGCCGGGCATGTGAACATGGCCAACTACCTGCAGGTGGCCTACATCGCCGGCGTGGGCGAGGTGGCGGTCCTGTGCGGGGCCATGGTCGGGGCGGGCCTCGGGTTCCTGTGGTTCAACGCGTTCCCGGCCCAGGTCTTCATGGGCGACGTGGGCAGCCTGAGCATCGGCGGCACCCTCGGGTTCATCGCCGTGCTGTGCAAGCAGGAACTGCTGCTGGTCGTCGTGGGCGGTCTGTTCGTGGTCGAGACCCTGTCGGTTATCCTGCAGGTCGGCTATTTCAAGGTCAGCGGCGGCAAACGCATTTTCCGCATGGCCCCCTTGCACCACCATTTCGAGAAGAAGGGTGTGCACGAGTCGAAAATCATCATCCGTTTCTGGATCCTGTCGCTGCTCCTGGCGGTCATGGCTCTGGGAACGCTCAAGCTGAGGTAG
- the ftsA gene encoding cell division protein FtsA — protein sequence MGKSELIVGLDIGTTKICTVVGEVGTDGVVDIIGIGTSPSTGLRKGVVVNIEQTVQSIKKALEEAELMAGCEIRAVYAGIAGSHIKGFNSHGVIAVKGGEVTARDIERVIDAAKAVAIPLDREVIHILPQEYIVDDQSGIADPLGMAGVRLEVKVHIVTGAVTSAQNIVKSCHKSGLDVEDIVLEAFASSKAVLTDEEREIGVALVDIGGGTSDIAIFHGNSIKHTGVIALGGTNLTNDIAFGLRTPTQAAEKIKIKYGCALAELVRKDEIIEVPSVGGREPRKLTRQVLAEICEPRMEELLALVDQELIRSGYKKLIGAGVVLTGGASRIEGIQELAEQVFNLPTRTGSPAGVGGLKDVVDSPMYATAVGLLLYGAEKHGRDNKIRIRDKNIFHSILARMKKWFADIS from the coding sequence ATGGGCAAGTCTGAATTGATCGTCGGTCTGGACATCGGAACGACCAAGATATGCACCGTCGTGGGCGAAGTGGGCACCGACGGGGTGGTGGACATCATCGGCATCGGCACCAGCCCGTCCACGGGCCTGCGCAAGGGCGTGGTGGTCAACATCGAGCAGACCGTGCAGTCCATCAAGAAGGCCCTCGAAGAAGCCGAGCTCATGGCCGGTTGCGAGATCAGGGCCGTGTACGCCGGCATCGCCGGCAGCCACATCAAGGGCTTCAACAGCCACGGCGTCATCGCGGTCAAGGGCGGCGAGGTCACGGCGCGCGACATCGAGCGCGTCATCGACGCGGCCAAGGCCGTGGCCATCCCCCTGGACCGCGAGGTCATCCACATCCTGCCCCAGGAGTACATCGTCGACGACCAGTCGGGCATCGCCGATCCTCTGGGCATGGCCGGAGTGCGCCTGGAGGTGAAGGTGCACATCGTGACCGGTGCGGTGACCAGCGCCCAGAACATCGTCAAGTCCTGCCACAAGTCGGGTCTCGACGTCGAAGACATCGTGCTGGAGGCCTTCGCTTCCTCCAAGGCCGTGCTGACGGACGAGGAGCGCGAGATCGGCGTGGCCCTGGTCGACATCGGCGGCGGCACGTCGGACATCGCCATCTTTCACGGCAATTCAATCAAGCACACGGGGGTCATCGCCTTGGGCGGGACCAACCTGACCAACGACATCGCCTTCGGTCTGCGCACGCCGACCCAGGCGGCGGAAAAGATCAAGATCAAGTACGGGTGCGCCCTGGCCGAGCTGGTCAGGAAGGACGAGATCATCGAAGTACCCAGCGTCGGAGGGCGCGAGCCGCGCAAACTCACCAGGCAGGTCCTGGCCGAGATCTGCGAGCCGCGCATGGAGGAGCTCCTGGCGCTGGTGGACCAGGAGCTGATCCGGTCCGGGTACAAGAAGCTCATCGGCGCGGGCGTTGTCCTGACGGGCGGCGCGTCGCGCATCGAAGGGATACAGGAACTGGCGGAGCAGGTCTTCAACCTGCCGACCAGAACGGGCTCGCCTGCCGGAGTCGGCGGGCTCAAGGACGTGGTGGACAGTCCCATGTACGCGACGGCGGTGGGACTCCTGCTCTACGGCGCGG
- a CDS encoding UDP-N-acetylmuramoyl-tripeptide--D-alanyl-D-alanine ligase yields the protein MNMTLQDISAAMGASIDQDHERVIRRVSIDSRAVQPDDLFFCIVGQKLDGHEFARQAVDNGAVAVVASTPLELPVPVLLVRDTTLALGRLARSWRERTAARVVGVSGSAGKTTVKEMLAQVLSLHSSASKNFRNLNNQIGLPLSILEMSGEEDFWVLELGISRPGDMDELGYILAPDAALLINIGGCHLEGLGSLHGVAEQKSVLLDHVRPGGFACVSADYPLLATECAKRSLRQFTFSGCGADADYSCTGQENTPDGILYALRAKGRDIRLHVSATVHVPENVAAVTAMALELGVPTRTIEAGLAAFSPVAQRFVQNRVGAWLFIDDTYNANPVSMAQSIREAERIAQGQRLVLVLGEMRELGEDSARAHRELGALVASTSATHCFFHGRHVSDVQSGLGEHHGVFSAVNSGEELLQAVASLRGEGGVMLFKGSRGCRMEQYYSFMERAWA from the coding sequence ATGAATATGACCCTGCAGGATATCTCCGCCGCCATGGGCGCGAGCATCGACCAGGATCACGAGCGCGTGATCCGGCGGGTCAGCATCGACAGCCGCGCCGTGCAGCCGGACGACCTCTTTTTCTGCATCGTCGGCCAGAAGCTCGACGGGCACGAGTTCGCCCGCCAGGCCGTGGACAACGGCGCTGTCGCCGTGGTTGCCAGCACACCATTGGAACTGCCCGTGCCGGTACTCCTGGTGCGGGACACGACACTGGCCCTTGGGCGCCTCGCCCGCAGCTGGCGCGAGCGCACCGCGGCCCGGGTCGTGGGCGTGAGCGGTTCGGCCGGCAAGACCACGGTCAAGGAGATGCTGGCGCAGGTCCTGTCCCTGCACAGCTCGGCGTCCAAGAATTTCCGCAACCTGAACAACCAGATCGGCCTGCCCCTGTCCATCCTCGAAATGTCTGGCGAGGAAGATTTCTGGGTTCTGGAGCTTGGCATCAGCCGTCCCGGCGACATGGATGAACTCGGCTACATCCTTGCCCCGGACGCAGCGCTCTTGATCAACATCGGCGGGTGTCACCTGGAGGGTCTGGGGAGTCTTCACGGCGTGGCCGAACAGAAAAGCGTTCTGCTGGACCACGTCAGGCCCGGCGGGTTCGCCTGCGTCAGCGCCGACTACCCCCTCCTGGCCACGGAGTGCGCGAAACGTTCCCTGCGGCAGTTCACATTCTCGGGCTGCGGCGCGGATGCCGACTATTCCTGCACCGGTCAGGAGAACACCCCGGACGGCATTCTCTACGCCCTGCGGGCCAAGGGCCGGGATATCCGCCTGCACGTCTCGGCCACGGTGCACGTGCCCGAGAACGTGGCCGCGGTCACGGCCATGGCTCTGGAACTCGGCGTCCCGACGCGGACCATCGAGGCCGGCCTGGCTGCCTTCAGCCCTGTGGCGCAGCGTTTCGTGCAGAATCGGGTGGGTGCGTGGCTGTTTATTGATGACACCTACAACGCCAACCCCGTTTCCATGGCGCAATCCATCCGCGAGGCCGAGCGGATCGCCCAGGGGCAGCGGCTGGTCCTGGTCCTGGGCGAGATGCGCGAACTCGGCGAAGACAGCGCCAGGGCCCACCGCGAACTGGGCGCCCTCGTGGCTTCCACCTCGGCCACGCACTGTTTTTTTCATGGCCGCCACGTGTCGGACGTGCAGTCCGGCCTGGGTGAGCATCATGGCGTGTTTTCGGCCGTGAACTCCGGAGAGGAACTGCTGCAGGCCGTCGCGTCTCTGCGCGGCGAGGGCGGCGTGATGCTCTTCAAGGGTTCGCGCGGGTGCAGGATGGAGCAATACTATTCTTTCATGGAGAGGGCCTGGGCGTGA